Proteins encoded within one genomic window of Phototrophicus methaneseepsis:
- a CDS encoding ABC transporter substrate-binding protein → MRKAIFSLIVVCVLSLSGAVYAQSGEAPFTIGLLISHTDSSVFIDEMTSLGYIEGTDVNYRVMPLLLVESQVFEDQVPQLQEMIAEPVDIFVVDNDTGAMAIRAYAPDIPVVFTISDDPVANGTVADITTPGGNTTGLMTNRHHERRLQLLTEVIPTTKSVYYLYYAPASDSVTIFNQVTELGEELGVEVIGAPITDLESAMTLLQEAPEDIDWLFITPYVPFDNEDFTELLLATSESHHAPIAGFFAAVVPGYLVSYGPDLPAVTRHAAQIVDRIFRGADPGELPIGIVENGLVIDLTVADSMGIDVPIAVLRQADLIVHPGDADTTTETGG, encoded by the coding sequence ATGCGTAAAGCGATTTTCTCGCTCATTGTAGTCTGTGTGCTGTCACTCTCCGGGGCCGTTTATGCTCAGAGTGGTGAAGCACCTTTCACCATCGGATTGTTAATTTCTCATACGGATTCATCTGTCTTCATCGACGAAATGACTTCGTTGGGCTATATCGAAGGTACCGACGTTAATTATCGTGTGATGCCGCTGCTCCTGGTGGAATCACAGGTATTTGAAGATCAGGTCCCCCAATTACAGGAAATGATCGCAGAGCCTGTTGATATTTTCGTTGTCGATAACGATACCGGCGCGATGGCTATCCGGGCGTATGCACCTGATATTCCGGTTGTTTTCACCATTTCTGATGATCCTGTGGCGAACGGCACCGTCGCCGACATTACGACCCCCGGCGGCAATACAACGGGCTTGATGACGAATCGCCATCATGAGCGTCGTCTGCAACTGTTGACTGAAGTGATCCCAACGACGAAATCAGTCTATTACCTCTATTACGCGCCTGCTTCGGATAGTGTCACGATCTTCAACCAGGTAACAGAACTGGGCGAAGAATTGGGTGTCGAGGTTATTGGTGCCCCCATTACCGATCTCGAAAGCGCGATGACCCTGCTGCAAGAAGCCCCGGAAGACATCGACTGGCTGTTCATCACACCGTATGTGCCATTTGATAACGAAGATTTCACCGAGCTTTTGTTAGCGACGTCGGAATCGCATCATGCGCCTATTGCAGGGTTCTTCGCTGCGGTGGTCCCTGGTTACCTCGTTAGCTATGGGCCAGACCTACCCGCTGTGACACGCCATGCTGCGCAGATCGTTGACCGCATTTTCCGTGGGGCAGACCCTGGCGAATTGCCGATTGGCATTGTCGAAAATGGCCTGGTCATTGATCTGACAGTTGCTGATTCTATGGGTATTGACGTCCCGATAGCTGTTTTGCGTCAGGCCGATTTGATCGTTCATCCCGGTGATGCAGATACGACGACCGAAACGGGCGGATAA
- the purN gene encoding phosphoribosylglycinamide formyltransferase: MSEKPYALVVLVSGSGSNLQAIMDAIAGGTLDAQIACVVSNKRKAYALERAENASIPTHVAPLKPYLREGHTREQYDVDLAQVINGYAPDLIVLAGWMHIVSAAFLDVIQAPVINLHPALPGTFPGTHAIERAYEAFQRGEISQSGCMVHHVIPEIDAGEVITQAIVPFTAGESLDDYETRIHAAEHRIIVEAVRQIQLAKA, from the coding sequence TTGTCTGAAAAGCCCTATGCGCTGGTCGTGCTGGTTAGCGGCAGCGGCAGCAATTTACAGGCCATCATGGATGCTATTGCTGGCGGCACGCTCGATGCACAGATTGCCTGTGTGGTCAGCAATAAGCGCAAGGCTTACGCCCTGGAACGCGCCGAAAATGCGAGTATTCCCACCCATGTGGCACCGCTCAAGCCTTATCTGCGCGAGGGCCACACGCGTGAACAGTATGATGTCGATCTGGCGCAAGTCATCAATGGCTATGCGCCCGATTTGATTGTGCTGGCGGGCTGGATGCATATCGTCAGTGCTGCTTTCCTGGATGTGATCCAGGCCCCTGTGATTAACTTGCACCCGGCGCTGCCCGGTACCTTCCCCGGTACCCATGCCATCGAACGCGCGTATGAGGCTTTTCAGCGTGGCGAGATCAGCCAGAGCGGCTGTATGGTGCATCACGTCATCCCAGAGATTGACGCGGGCGAAGTCATCACACAGGCGATTGTACCCTTTACAGCGGGTGAGTCCCTCGACGATTACGAAACGCGCATCCACGCCGCCGAGCATCGCATTATCGTAGAAGCTGTACGACAGATACAATTAGCAAAAGCTTGA
- the purM gene encoding phosphoribosylformylglycinamidine cyclo-ligase — protein sequence MSDLYKKAGVDIDAGSQAVQLMKEAVRATYTPNVLSDVGNFGGLFSLADLSGMAHPVLVASMDGVGTKTKVAARANRWDTIGQDLVNHCINDILVQGARPLFFLDYVASDKLQPAQIAAIVNGMAAACSAAGCALLGGETAEMPGVYATGEVDVVGTIVGVVDKDSVIDGQRISAGDAIIAIPSSGLHTNGFTLARAVLEDFDWAAVQPNLGVPLEDALLAVHRCYLREVMALQRSVDVCGLAHITGGGVVDNLPRILPSGLGAQIRWDAWDVPALFKLIEEHGDVDALEMARVFNMGLGMLVIVPAGDAQTALDLVPDAFVVGEIIPGEGVQLV from the coding sequence ATGAGCGACCTCTATAAAAAAGCGGGCGTGGATATCGACGCCGGTTCTCAGGCGGTCCAGTTGATGAAAGAGGCCGTCCGCGCCACGTATACGCCCAATGTGCTCTCCGATGTGGGCAATTTTGGCGGCTTATTCAGCTTGGCGGACCTGAGCGGCATGGCGCATCCGGTGCTCGTTGCCAGTATGGATGGCGTCGGCACCAAGACCAAGGTCGCGGCCCGTGCCAACCGCTGGGATACGATCGGCCAGGATTTGGTGAATCACTGCATCAACGACATTCTGGTGCAGGGTGCACGGCCCCTTTTCTTTTTGGATTACGTCGCGTCTGATAAGCTGCAACCGGCCCAGATCGCCGCTATCGTCAACGGTATGGCGGCGGCGTGTTCGGCGGCAGGGTGTGCCTTGCTAGGTGGCGAAACTGCCGAGATGCCCGGTGTTTATGCCACAGGTGAGGTCGATGTGGTTGGCACCATTGTTGGCGTTGTCGATAAAGACAGCGTCATCGACGGCCAGCGCATCAGTGCCGGGGATGCCATCATCGCGATTCCGAGCAGTGGCTTGCATACCAACGGCTTCACTTTAGCGCGCGCCGTGCTGGAAGACTTCGATTGGGCTGCTGTTCAGCCAAACCTGGGCGTACCACTGGAAGATGCTTTGCTGGCTGTGCATCGCTGCTATCTGCGAGAGGTGATGGCTTTACAACGGTCCGTTGATGTGTGCGGATTGGCCCACATCACCGGCGGTGGCGTGGTTGATAATTTGCCGCGTATTCTGCCCAGTGGCCTGGGCGCACAGATCCGCTGGGATGCCTGGGATGTGCCCGCCTTGTTTAAGCTGATTGAAGAACACGGCGATGTCGATGCGCTGGAGATGGCGCGCGTCTTCAATATGGGCCTGGGTATGCTGGTCATCGTCCCCGCTGGCGATGCCCAAACCGCCCTCGATCTTGTGCCGGATGCATTTGTCGTCGGTGAAATTATCCCTGGCGAAGGGGTGCAGCTTGTCTGA
- the purD gene encoding phosphoribosylamine--glycine ligase, with product MSQTVLVIGGGGREHALAWKLAQSPQVSRVLVAPGNGGTSWAGNDALAPCETVALSEGDFEGLMDLARRENVALTVIGPEVPLAAGIVDVFSREGLRTFGPSQAAAQLEASKAYARDFMAEHDIPTPAYATFADAIAAKTYITEQDRPLVVKADGLAAGKGVLICQTAQEAHDAVDEIMAARAFGDAGAQIVIEDCMVGDEFSVLAFCDGVTVRPMMVARDHKRALDGDRGLNTGGMGAYAPTTDLSEEDIQTIVETVLQPTLDGMRAQDTPYIGVLYAGLMRTDAGFKVLEFNCRFGDPETQVVLPMLDGDLYTIMNACIDGTLADAAINWFGGTCATVILASPGYPGAYPKGLPIEVDTLSPGTLLFHAGTKRTEQGDLVTSGGRVLAVTARAATLNGALMQVYSDIEQIHFEKKHFRTDIGRRHA from the coding sequence ATGAGCCAGACCGTTCTCGTTATCGGCGGCGGGGGGCGTGAACACGCTCTCGCCTGGAAGCTGGCACAGTCACCCCAGGTGAGCCGGGTGTTGGTCGCCCCTGGCAATGGCGGGACGAGCTGGGCCGGGAATGATGCCCTGGCCCCATGCGAAACCGTCGCGCTCAGTGAGGGTGATTTTGAGGGGCTGATGGACCTGGCCCGCCGTGAAAATGTCGCTCTGACTGTCATCGGGCCGGAAGTGCCCCTGGCGGCGGGGATTGTCGATGTCTTCTCCCGCGAGGGGCTGCGGACCTTTGGTCCCTCGCAGGCTGCGGCCCAATTAGAAGCCAGCAAAGCCTATGCACGCGACTTCATGGCTGAACATGATATTCCGACACCTGCTTATGCCACATTCGCAGATGCCATCGCGGCCAAGACCTACATTACTGAGCAGGACCGTCCCTTGGTTGTCAAAGCGGATGGCTTGGCCGCCGGGAAAGGTGTGCTCATCTGCCAGACAGCGCAAGAGGCCCACGACGCTGTTGATGAGATTATGGCGGCGCGGGCCTTCGGCGATGCGGGTGCGCAGATTGTCATTGAAGATTGCATGGTTGGCGATGAATTCTCCGTGCTGGCTTTCTGCGATGGTGTGACGGTGCGGCCTATGATGGTTGCCCGCGATCATAAGCGCGCGTTAGATGGCGACAGAGGCCTTAATACAGGTGGTATGGGGGCTTATGCGCCCACCACTGACCTCAGCGAAGAAGATATCCAGACGATTGTCGAGACGGTTTTGCAGCCTACGCTTGACGGCATGCGCGCCCAGGATACGCCCTATATTGGCGTGCTCTATGCGGGGTTGATGCGCACAGACGCGGGCTTTAAAGTCCTGGAGTTCAACTGTCGCTTTGGCGACCCGGAGACGCAGGTTGTGCTGCCGATGCTCGATGGCGATCTGTATACCATCATGAATGCCTGCATCGATGGGACATTGGCTGACGCCGCTATTAACTGGTTTGGTGGCACCTGCGCGACGGTCATCCTGGCATCACCGGGATATCCAGGGGCGTACCCTAAGGGGCTGCCGATTGAGGTTGATACCCTCTCACCGGGTACGCTGTTGTTCCATGCCGGGACCAAGCGCACGGAACAGGGCGACCTCGTCACCAGCGGCGGGCGCGTCCTGGCGGTGACGGCTCGTGCGGCCACCCTGAATGGGGCCTTGATGCAGGTTTACAGCGATATTGAGCAAATTCATTTTGAGAAGAAGCACTTTCGCACCGACATCGGGAGGCGGCACGCATGA
- the purF gene encoding amidophosphoribosyltransferase gives MPNQSNVTLFDDNLFLNNPTDTDRAFDDNLFDDNLFDDSPKEECGVFGVFAPGRDVARLSFFALYALQHRGQESAGIATCDGLRAYHAKGMGLVSQAFNENNLTPLKGHMAIGHTRYSTTGGVKLQNAQPYLIETMHGPLGLSHNGNLTNALSIRNRLLKRGVGLTSTSDSEMITQIIAAPSDVWGDEFKIEKSDDHWVNQIRMLMSMAEGAYSLALLMRTGIYALRDPLGLRPLCIGKLDEGYVVASESCALSTIGAEYVRDVEPGEIVRLDENGITSFFGVQPAPKRAMCVFEYVYFARPDSAFDGQSIHNARQNMGRMLAHEAPADADMVIAVPDSAIPAAIGFSLESGIPYGEGLTKNRYIGRTFIQPDDGLRKQGVSLKFNALTSNLQGKRVVLIDDSIVRGNTAGPLVQLVRDGGAAEVHVRVSSPPVRYPCFMGIDMATRKELIANQYDIEGIRKHIGADSLAYLSTEAMLHAIRQGAQEQEGFCTACFSGDYPLTIPPWLMEEERDKMLFEEVWGG, from the coding sequence ATGCCTAACCAGTCGAACGTGACCCTGTTCGATGACAATCTCTTTCTTAACAACCCGACGGATACCGACCGAGCATTTGACGACAACTTGTTTGACGACAACCTGTTTGATGATAGCCCCAAGGAGGAGTGCGGCGTCTTTGGCGTGTTTGCGCCAGGGCGTGATGTCGCCCGCCTGAGCTTCTTCGCGCTGTATGCTTTGCAGCATCGTGGGCAGGAGAGCGCGGGTATCGCCACATGTGATGGCCTTCGCGCTTATCATGCCAAGGGGATGGGCCTGGTTTCCCAGGCTTTTAACGAGAACAACCTCACCCCTTTGAAGGGCCATATGGCGATTGGTCACACGCGTTATTCCACCACAGGTGGCGTCAAGCTGCAAAATGCCCAACCGTACCTCATCGAGACGATGCATGGTCCCCTGGGCTTGTCGCACAATGGGAACCTGACCAACGCGCTGTCGATCCGTAATCGCCTGCTCAAGCGCGGTGTTGGCCTGACGAGCACCAGCGACAGCGAAATGATCACGCAGATCATCGCTGCGCCGAGTGATGTTTGGGGCGATGAATTCAAGATCGAGAAGAGCGATGACCACTGGGTAAACCAGATTCGCATGCTAATGAGTATGGCCGAAGGCGCTTATTCACTGGCTTTGCTGATGCGTACGGGTATTTATGCCCTGCGTGACCCGCTCGGCCTGCGCCCGCTGTGTATTGGCAAGTTGGACGAAGGCTATGTGGTCGCGTCGGAGTCCTGCGCCCTTTCCACCATTGGTGCGGAATATGTGCGCGATGTAGAACCGGGTGAGATTGTTCGACTGGATGAAAACGGTATTACATCGTTTTTTGGCGTGCAGCCCGCGCCGAAGCGCGCGATGTGCGTCTTTGAGTATGTCTACTTTGCGCGGCCAGATTCTGCATTTGATGGACAGTCAATCCATAATGCGCGCCAGAATATGGGCCGTATGCTGGCCCACGAAGCCCCTGCGGATGCCGATATGGTCATTGCAGTGCCAGATAGTGCGATCCCAGCGGCGATTGGCTTCAGCTTAGAGAGTGGCATCCCTTATGGGGAAGGCCTGACCAAGAATCGTTATATTGGTCGCACCTTCATCCAGCCGGATGATGGCCTGCGTAAACAAGGCGTCAGCCTCAAGTTCAACGCGCTGACGAGCAACCTGCAAGGCAAGCGTGTGGTGCTGATTGATGATTCTATCGTGCGCGGCAATACGGCTGGCCCCTTGGTGCAGCTCGTGCGCGATGGTGGCGCGGCGGAAGTGCATGTGCGTGTGTCGTCACCGCCTGTGCGTTACCCGTGTTTTATGGGGATTGATATGGCAACCCGTAAGGAACTGATCGCCAATCAGTATGACATTGAAGGTATCCGTAAGCACATCGGGGCGGATTCACTGGCTTATCTATCAACTGAGGCCATGCTGCATGCGATCCGCCAGGGTGCCCAGGAGCAGGAAGGCTTCTGTACAGCCTGCTTCAGCGGGGATTATCCACTGACGATCCCGCCCTGGCTTATGGAAGAAGAACGCGACAAGATGCTCTTTGAGGAGGTTTGGGGCGGATGA